The following coding sequences lie in one Arachis ipaensis cultivar K30076 chromosome B03, Araip1.1, whole genome shotgun sequence genomic window:
- the LOC107629958 gene encoding homeobox-leucine zipper protein HDG2: protein MFQPNMTEAVGGLHYHHQYHPFDMAQNTTTSESDVPRIREDELFDSATKSGSENLEVEGGGGSGGGGEGGSAGEDQNPRPNKKKRYHRHTQHQIQEMEAFFKECPHPDDKQRKELSRELGLEPLQVKFWFQNKRTQVKTQTERSENSQLRAENEKLRADNMRYREALSNASCPSCGGPTAIGEMSFDEHHLRLENARLREEIDRISAIAAKYVGKPVVNYSNLSPSLPPRPLELGVSGGSGGFGGGSDMYSGGAGDFLRSINGPSEADKPLIIELAVAAMEELVGMAQMGEPLWLTMTSIDGGTSTVLNEDEYVRTFPRGIGPKPAGFRSEASRETAVVIMNHVNLVEILMDVNNWSTMFSGIVSRAITIEVLSTGVAGNYNGALQVMSAELQVPSPLVPTRESYFVRYCKQHVDGSWAVVDVSLDHLRPGLTPRSRRRPSGCLIHEMPNGYSKVTWVEHVEVDDRGVPNLYKQLVNSGHAFGAKRWVATLDRQCERLASAMATNVPTVDVGVITNQEGRKSMLKLAERMVMSFCGGVSASTAHTWTTLNGTGVDDVRVMTRKSVDDPGRPPGIVLSAATSFWLPVPPKTAFDFLRDENSRSEWDILSNGGAVQEMAHIANGRDTGNCVSLLRVNSANSSQSNMLILQESCTDSTGSFVVYAPVDIVAMNVVLNGGDPDYVALLPSGFAILPDGSSGGCGTGIGGETNGPTGGGGGGGGGSLLTVAFQILVDSVPTAKLSLGSVATVNSLISCTVERIKASLSGDPASL from the exons ATGTTCCAACCAAACATGACTGAAGCTGTTGGTGGCCTTCACTATCATCATCAGTATCATCCTTTTGATATGGCTCAGAACACAACAACATCGGAGAGTGATGTACCGAGAATTCGAGAGGACGAGTTATTCGACAGCGCCACCAAGTCCGGCAGTGAGAACCTTGAGGTTGAAGGTGGTGGaggaagtggtggtggtggtgaaggTGGTTCTGCTGGGGAAGACCAAAACCCTCGCCCTAATAAGAAGAAACGCTATCACCGCCACACCCAACACCAGATCCAAGAGATGGAAGC TTTCTTTAAGGAGTGCCCTCACCCAGATGACAAGCAAAGGAAGGAGCTGAGTAGGGAGTTAGGGTTAGAGCCATTGCAAGTGAAGTTCTGGTTCCAGAACAAACGCACTCAAGTGAAG ACTCAAACTGAAAGGAGCGAGAACTCACAGCTTAGAGCGGAAAATGAGAAGCTTAGAGCAGATAACATGAGGTATAGGGAAGCACTAAGCAATGCATCGTGCCCTAGTTGTGGTGGCCCAACCGCCATAGGGGAAATGTCATTCGATGAACATCACCTCAGGCTTGAAAATGCACGTCTTAGGGAAGAG aTTGATCGAATTTCAGCAATTGCAGCCAAGTACGTAGGCAAGCCTGTGGTGAACTATTCAAACCTCTCCCCTTCCCTCCCACCTCGGCCGCTAGAACTCGGCGTTAGCGGTGGCAGTGGCGGCTTTGGAGGTGGTAGTGACATGTACAGTGGTGGTGCCGGAGACTTCCTGAGGTCGATAAACGGGCCCTCGGAAGCAGACAAGCCGCTGATAATTGAGCTGGCTGTTGCAGCCATGGAGGAGCTAGTTGGGATGGCACAAATGGGTGAGCCACTTTGGTTGACAATGACCTCCATTGACGGTGGCACTTCCACTGTGCTCAACGAGGATGAGTACGTCAGAACCTTCCCTCGTGGAATTGGCCCCAAACCTGCTGGGTTCCGATCCGAAGCTTCTAGAGAAACCGCTGTTGTTATCATGAACCATGTTAACCTCGTCGAAATTCTCATGGATGTG AACAATTGGTCGACAATGTTCTCTGGTATAGTCTCAAGAGCTATAACTATAGAAGTGCTATCAACAGGAGTTGCTGGGAACTACAATGGTGCCTTACAAGTG ATGAGTGCAGAATTACAAGTACCTTCTCCACTTGTGCCAACTCGAGAGAGCTATTTTGTGAGATATTGTAAGCAGCATGTAGATGGGAGTTGGGCAGTGGTGGATGTGTCGTTGGATCATTTGCGCCCTGGTCTTACTCCAAGATCTAGAAGAAGGCCTTCTGGTTGCTTAATCCATGAAATGCCCAATGGTTATTCTAAg GTGACATGGGTTGAGCATGTGGAAGTGGATGATAGAGGTGTTCCTAACCTTTACAAGCAGCTTGTAAACTCTGGGCATGCATTTGGTGCAAAACGTTGGGTTGCAACTTTGGATAGACAATGTGAGAGGCTTGCTAGTGCCATGGCAACAAACGTTCCTACCGTAGATGTTGGAG TGATAACAAACCAAGAAGGGAGGAAGAGTATGCTGAAGCTGGCAGAGAGAATGGTGATGAGCTTTTGTGGTGGAGTGAGTGCGTCAACAGCACACACGTGGACAACGCTGAATGGGACAGGTGTCGATGATGTCAGAGTCATGACACGAAAGAGCGTTGATGATCCTGGAAGACCACCTGGCATTGTTCTAAGTGCTGCCACTTCCTTTTGGCTTCCAGTTCCTCCCAAAACAGCCTTTGATTTCCTCCGTGATGAGAATTCAAGAAGTGAg TGGGATATTCTTTCAAATGGTGGAGCAGTGCAAGAAATGGCGCACATTGCAAATGGAAGAGATACCGGAAATTGTGTGTCGCTACTTAGAGTCAAT AGTGCAAATTCAAGCCAGAGCAACATGTTGATACTACAAGAGAGTTGCACAGATTCAACAGGCTCCTTTGTAGTTTATGCTCCTGTGGACATTGTTGCCATGAATGTGGTTTTGAATGGAGGGGACCCAGATTATGTGGCACTTCTTCCTTCAGGATTTGCCATCCTCCCCGATGGAAGTTCTGGCGGCTGCGGCACCGGCATTGGTGGTGAAACAAATGGCCCTACTGGCGGAGGCGGTGGTGGCGGAGGTGGTTCTCTATTGACGGTTGCATTCCAAATATTGGTTGATTCAGTTCCAACGGCTAAGCTTTCTCTTGGGTCAGTTGCAACCGTTAATAGTCTTATTTCTTGCACTGTTGAGAGAATCAAGGCTTCTTTATCTGGTGATCCTGCTTCACTATGA